The following proteins are encoded in a genomic region of Nicotiana sylvestris chromosome 4, ASM39365v2, whole genome shotgun sequence:
- the LOC104249276 gene encoding classical arabinogalactan protein 5, whose protein sequence is MAYSRMMFAFIFALVAGSAFAQAPGASPAATPKASPVAPVASPPTAVVTPVSAPSQSPTTAASPSESPLASPPAPPTADTPAFAPSGGVALPPSIGAAPAGSPTSSPNVASLNRVTVAGSAVVAIFAASLMF, encoded by the coding sequence atgGCTTACTCAAGGATGATGTTCGCTTTCATTTTCGCTTTGGTCGCCGGATCTGCTTTTGCTCAGGCTCCGGGAGCTTCTCCGGCAGCTACACCAAAGGCATCACCAGTTGCACCAGTAGCATCACCTCCAACTGCTGTTGTTACACCTGTATCCGCTCCATCACAATCTCCTACTACTGCCGCATCTCCTTCTGAATCTCCattggcatctccaccagctccACCAACTGCTGACACTCCAGCATTTGCTCCCTCCGGCGGCGTTGCTCTTCCTCCATCCATCGGCGCTGCTCCCGCCGGTTCTCCAACCTCGTCTCCTAACGTTGCCTCCTTGAACAGAGTCACCGTCGCCGGATCTGCCGTTGTAGCGATCTTCGCTGCATCTTTGATGTTTTAG